A DNA window from Rhizobium jaguaris contains the following coding sequences:
- a CDS encoding DUF4865 family protein, protein MIAMQYSFTLPAGYDMAIIDHRVRDKGPMLDNFPGLKFKAYLTARKGDGATESRENLYAPFYIWEKDEGLSNFICGPGFVGLTDSFGWPQVRTWIVWAADVSPDIRNARFATREIVQIEPYAPLAEIRRRESDAAPVEIARGEALASVAAFEPTSWTRVRFRLLADLPKSILRPAVQAYAVGHLSLPDVS, encoded by the coding sequence ATGATCGCCATGCAATACAGCTTCACCCTGCCCGCCGGCTATGACATGGCGATCATCGACCACCGCGTCCGCGACAAGGGACCTATGCTCGACAATTTTCCGGGTCTGAAGTTCAAGGCCTATCTCACAGCCCGGAAGGGTGATGGAGCCACGGAAAGCCGGGAAAATCTCTATGCGCCCTTCTATATCTGGGAGAAGGACGAGGGCTTGAGCAATTTCATCTGCGGCCCCGGCTTTGTCGGGCTAACGGATAGCTTCGGCTGGCCGCAAGTCAGGACATGGATCGTTTGGGCTGCCGATGTCTCGCCGGACATTCGCAATGCCCGGTTTGCCACTCGCGAGATTGTTCAGATAGAGCCCTATGCGCCGCTTGCCGAGATTCGTCGGCGCGAGAGCGATGCAGCCCCTGTCGAGATCGCCCGTGGCGAAGCGCTTGCTTCCGTCGCCGCCTTCGAGCCGACGAGCTGGACGCGAGTGCGCTTCCGGCTCCTCGCCGATCTGCCGAAAAGCATCTTGCGGCCCGCCGTCCAGGCCTACGCTGTCGGCCACCTTTCCTTGCCGGATGTCAGTTGA
- a CDS encoding threonine ammonia-lyase, translating into MVDIAMIEAARARLGGRARRTPLLSSPFLDEIAGRRLFVKAECLQHSGSFKFRGGWSAVSALEPSVRAKGVIAFSSGNHAQGVALAAQLHGIPAVIVMPTDAPKLKIANTRAFGAEVVLYDRIKEDRDEIGARLSKERGLTLIRPFDEPLVIAGQGTAGLEIAEQAAEEGIDAATVLVPCGGGGLTSGIALALEARAPGFKVRPCEPKDFDDTTRSLASGKIERNAALQGSICDAIITPQPGNITFPILKRLCGAGVVVTDEEALDAMALAFTRLKIVVEPGAAVALAAALFHGKEIDGDTVIAVTSGGNVDTDVFETALRRH; encoded by the coding sequence ATGGTCGATATTGCAATGATTGAAGCCGCTCGCGCTCGCCTCGGCGGTCGCGCGCGACGCACGCCCCTTCTCTCCTCCCCCTTCCTCGATGAGATCGCGGGGCGGCGGCTGTTCGTGAAGGCGGAATGCCTGCAGCATTCCGGCTCCTTCAAATTCCGCGGCGGCTGGTCGGCCGTGTCTGCATTAGAGCCCTCCGTACGCGCCAAGGGCGTCATCGCCTTTTCCTCCGGCAATCATGCCCAAGGCGTGGCGCTGGCCGCGCAACTGCACGGCATTCCCGCCGTCATCGTCATGCCGACGGATGCCCCGAAACTGAAGATCGCCAACACTCGTGCCTTCGGCGCCGAAGTCGTGCTTTATGACCGCATCAAGGAGGATCGCGACGAGATCGGTGCGCGGCTCTCCAAGGAGCGCGGCCTGACGCTCATCAGGCCTTTCGACGAACCGCTGGTCATCGCAGGCCAAGGGACGGCCGGGCTGGAAATCGCTGAACAGGCGGCCGAAGAGGGCATCGATGCCGCAACCGTACTCGTTCCGTGTGGCGGCGGCGGCTTGACGTCCGGCATCGCGCTGGCACTCGAGGCTCGCGCCCCCGGCTTCAAGGTCCGCCCCTGTGAACCCAAGGACTTTGACGACACCACCCGCTCGCTCGCCTCCGGCAAGATCGAACGCAACGCCGCCCTGCAAGGCTCGATCTGCGACGCCATCATCACTCCGCAGCCCGGCAACATCACCTTTCCTATTCTGAAGCGTCTCTGCGGCGCAGGCGTGGTCGTGACCGACGAGGAAGCACTCGACGCCATGGCACTCGCTTTCACTCGCCTCAAGATCGTCGTCGAGCCAGGCGCCGCCGTGGCACTGGCGGCAGCCCTCTTTCACGGCAAGGAGATCGACGGCGACACGGTCATCGCGGTCACATCCGGCGGCAATGTCGATACCGACGTCTTCGAGACGGCGCTGCGCCGCCACTAA
- a CDS encoding LysE family translocator yields the protein MHTAALLAFVTVSSIGIATPGPTVLLALTNGSRYGVRRALAGMVGAVLSDFVLIGAVAIGLGALLAASEFWFSVLKWAGAAYLAFLGIMMLRSKGSIDGMLRASAEQARGTVLSIGMKSFMVAVTNPKGYLLFSAFLPQFIDPAAPQMPQYAILALVFASLDFSIMFGYAVFGSRAVRFLKTEGTKWLERACGGALLALAGSLVLYRRAAS from the coding sequence ATGCACACCGCCGCATTGCTTGCCTTTGTCACCGTCTCGTCAATCGGCATCGCGACGCCGGGGCCGACTGTGCTTCTGGCATTGACCAATGGTTCGCGCTACGGCGTACGCCGTGCCTTGGCCGGCATGGTCGGTGCCGTGCTGTCGGATTTCGTGCTGATCGGCGCGGTCGCCATTGGGCTCGGCGCATTGCTGGCGGCATCGGAATTCTGGTTCTCGGTTCTGAAATGGGCGGGTGCCGCCTATCTCGCTTTCCTCGGCATCATGATGTTGCGCTCGAAGGGGTCGATCGACGGCATGCTCAGGGCCAGTGCCGAGCAGGCTAGGGGCACCGTGCTTTCCATCGGGATGAAGAGCTTCATGGTCGCCGTGACCAATCCCAAGGGTTACTTGCTCTTCTCGGCCTTCCTGCCGCAGTTCATCGATCCTGCCGCGCCGCAGATGCCGCAATATGCCATCCTCGCGCTGGTCTTTGCCTCGCTCGATTTCTCGATCATGTTCGGCTATGCGGTTTTCGGCTCGCGGGCAGTCCGCTTCCTCAAGACGGAAGGTACGAAATGGCTGGAACGCGCCTGTGGCGGCGCGCTCCTGGCTTTGGCCGGTTCGCTGGTGCTTTATCGCCGCGCGGCGAGTTGA
- a CDS encoding cupin domain-containing protein, with protein sequence MNRTSIRQPLAIHRAGTAIRRSPEGIANAPFWVEMLVKDSEDGGLTAMRCTLEPGTMTRWHTHPHGQILYVLSGVGHAQCDNEPAEELRAGDCITFAPGEPHRHGATPDSTFAYISIQAQQNGSAVTWLED encoded by the coding sequence ATGAACCGGACAAGCATTCGACAACCGCTTGCGATCCATCGCGCCGGCACCGCTATCAGGCGTTCACCGGAAGGCATCGCCAATGCGCCCTTTTGGGTGGAGATGCTGGTTAAGGACAGCGAGGACGGCGGCCTCACAGCCATGCGCTGCACGCTCGAACCCGGCACCATGACACGCTGGCACACACATCCCCATGGGCAGATCCTCTATGTTCTGTCGGGTGTCGGCCATGCCCAATGCGACAACGAACCGGCAGAGGAACTGCGCGCCGGCGACTGCATTACCTTCGCACCCGGCGAGCCTCACCGACACGGCGCAACGCCGGACAGCACCTTCGCCTATATCAGCATCCAGGCTCAACAGAACGGCAGCGCCGTGACCTGGCTGGAGGATTGA